From Candidatus Goldiibacteriota bacterium HGW-Goldbacteria-1, the proteins below share one genomic window:
- a CDS encoding ATP phosphoribosyltransferase yields MILKLGLPKGSLQESTFNIFKKAGFNIKSDSRSYYPAVDDEELSITLVRAQEMAKYVAEGIFDAGMTGEDWVADSGESVKKVDNLVYGKVGMRPVRWVLAVPENSKIKSVKDLAGKHISTELVNTTKAYLKKHKVKADVSFSWGATEAKPPHLADAIVELTETGSSLRANKLRIVDTIMESTTVMIANKESWKNEWKQKKINDVLLLLKGALNAGEKVGLKMNIPEKKLGCVLELLPASKRPTVSYLIGRKDEEQWVAIEIIMDEKKVRPLIPKLKERGAEDIIEYPLNKVIY; encoded by the coding sequence ATGATTTTAAAATTAGGTCTGCCAAAAGGAAGCCTGCAGGAATCAACATTTAATATCTTTAAAAAAGCCGGTTTTAACATAAAATCGGATTCAAGAAGTTATTACCCCGCGGTTGACGATGAAGAACTGTCAATAACCCTTGTAAGGGCGCAGGAAATGGCAAAATACGTGGCTGAAGGCATATTTGACGCAGGAATGACAGGCGAAGACTGGGTGGCTGACAGCGGGGAATCGGTTAAAAAAGTTGATAACCTTGTCTACGGAAAAGTCGGCATGAGGCCTGTGCGCTGGGTGCTTGCGGTACCGGAAAATTCAAAAATAAAATCAGTTAAAGATCTTGCAGGGAAACATATTTCCACGGAGCTTGTAAACACCACAAAAGCATACCTTAAAAAACATAAAGTAAAAGCGGATGTAAGTTTTTCCTGGGGGGCAACAGAAGCAAAGCCGCCTCATCTGGCTGATGCCATTGTGGAACTTACGGAAACAGGTTCATCTTTAAGAGCTAATAAATTAAGGATAGTGGATACCATAATGGAATCCACAACGGTAATGATAGCCAATAAAGAATCGTGGAAAAATGAGTGGAAACAAAAAAAGATAAATGATGTTCTGTTGCTGTTAAAAGGCGCGTTAAACGCGGGCGAAAAAGTAGGGCTTAAAATGAACATTCCGGAGAAAAAACTTGGATGTGTCCTGGAACTGCTGCCTGCGTCAAAAAGGCCCACTGTTTCTTACCTTATCGGCAGAAAAGATGAAGAGCAATGGGTCGCCATAGAAATAATTATGGATGAAAAGAAAGTAAGGCCGCTTATTCCAAAGTTAAAGGAACGCGGAGCGGAAGATATAATAGAATACCCGCTTAACAAAGTAATTTACTAA
- a CDS encoding glucose-6-phosphate isomerase (catalyzes the formation of D-fructose 6-phosphate from D-glucose 6-phosphate), with translation MKKNKITVNFNNMMSEKLGSEGINTGEINKLKPKIRQAARNLQEKRDDGKLGFVYLPYDIKIKEDIKKTAAAVRDKFENFVVLGIGGSALGTIALHRALTHPYYNLLPENKRKAPRLFVLDNPDPSSAAGIFDIIDIKKTCINVISKSGETAETAAFMKIFWKKLLMQMKEDKLKEHVIITTDRINGALRPIAAKYGLMSFAVPDNVGGRFSVLSASALLPLAVCGVNIDELLKGAAYMDTMVSDGTVWKNPAYMAAVLHYISAVKHKRNISVMMPYSDALKDVAAWHAQLWAESLGKKFSRDGRIINSGITPVKALGASDQHSQVQLYMEGPYDKVITFIKADKFKEDIEIPSNFNDSEAMSYLSGKKLSFLLNAEQSATEIALTNSQRASMTITLPEISEFTMGQLIYLLEVETAFLGELYNINAYDQPGVEAGKAAAFALMGRKSHKDILKQLMVKKDKKAYII, from the coding sequence ATGAAAAAAAATAAAATAACAGTTAATTTTAATAATATGATGTCAGAAAAACTTGGCAGTGAAGGTATCAATACCGGGGAAATAAACAAACTTAAGCCGAAAATCAGGCAGGCAGCCAGGAATCTTCAGGAAAAAAGGGATGACGGCAAACTGGGTTTTGTTTATCTTCCGTACGACATAAAAATAAAAGAAGACATAAAAAAAACCGCAGCGGCAGTAAGGGATAAATTTGAAAACTTTGTGGTTTTAGGAATAGGCGGTTCTGCACTTGGGACCATTGCCCTGCACAGGGCGTTGACGCATCCGTATTATAATCTGCTGCCGGAAAATAAAAGAAAAGCGCCGCGGCTGTTTGTCCTGGACAATCCTGATCCTTCGTCTGCGGCCGGAATTTTTGATATTATAGACATTAAGAAAACCTGTATTAATGTCATCAGCAAGTCAGGCGAAACTGCCGAAACGGCGGCTTTTATGAAAATCTTCTGGAAAAAACTTCTGATGCAGATGAAAGAAGATAAATTAAAAGAGCATGTAATTATAACCACTGACAGAATAAACGGCGCCTTACGGCCTATTGCGGCCAAATACGGCCTTATGTCTTTTGCGGTGCCGGACAATGTGGGGGGCAGGTTTTCGGTTTTATCCGCATCAGCGCTGCTTCCGCTTGCGGTGTGCGGCGTTAATATTGATGAACTTTTAAAAGGCGCGGCGTATATGGACACAATGGTATCAGACGGTACAGTCTGGAAAAACCCGGCTTATATGGCGGCGGTCCTGCATTATATATCCGCGGTTAAGCATAAAAGAAATATAAGCGTAATGATGCCTTATTCTGACGCTTTAAAAGATGTAGCGGCCTGGCACGCGCAGCTTTGGGCGGAATCTTTGGGTAAAAAATTTTCCCGTGACGGCAGAATAATAAATTCCGGAATAACGCCTGTAAAAGCACTTGGCGCCTCTGACCAGCATTCACAGGTTCAGCTATATATGGAAGGGCCGTATGACAAGGTTATTACTTTTATTAAGGCGGATAAATTTAAGGAAGATATTGAAATTCCTTCCAATTTTAATGATTCAGAGGCAATGTCCTATTTAAGCGGAAAAAAATTAAGTTTCCTGTTAAACGCGGAACAATCAGCCACAGAAATTGCGCTTACGAACAGCCAGCGCGCCAGTATGACAATTACGCTTCCGGAAATTTCAGAATTTACGATGGGTCAGCTTATTTATCTGCTGGAAGTTGAAACGGCTTTTTTAGGAGAACTGTATAACATAAACGCGTATGACCAGCCGGGTGTGGAAGCGGGAAAAGCAGCCGCATTCGCGCTTATGGGCAGAAAAAGCCATAAAGATATTTTAAAACAGCTGATGGTAAAAAAGGATAAAAAGGCGTATATTATTTAA
- a CDS encoding DUF1015 domain-containing protein: protein MAEVKPFSSVHYNSEKVEMAKVIMPPYDIIRDTSVYYSMSPYNVVRIDKGNEESGDNDSENKYTRAAANLKKWISEGVLLRDEEECYYLYTQEYLTPDGTKHEMAAFFGQVKLEEFEKKVVLPHEKTHSGPKVDRLLLMRQTKANTSPILSLYFDAEKKVDAIIRKHIADDKPYYDVKAGDGIRYRIYRVTDKQEKEKISSFFAGKKLFIADGHHRYETGINFRNEMREKGAKPGAAYDYIMMCLISMEHSGISILPTHRLKAKFNPDILGAAELEKFFEVKKCADEKELREIMVNSAGKKIIGIFGKGMCHALTLKKKEYAKIVNLSEHIMDYYLLDASVLHKLLFERILKMDEAAINEGIDYTPDIDEAIKMVSSGGSEITFLLGPATVEEVRIISENGEVMPQKSTYFLPKLATGFLINSMEE from the coding sequence ATGGCAGAGGTAAAACCGTTTTCATCAGTGCACTATAACAGCGAAAAAGTGGAGATGGCAAAAGTTATTATGCCGCCATATGACATTATAAGGGATACTTCCGTTTATTATTCAATGTCGCCGTATAACGTGGTGCGTATTGATAAGGGCAATGAAGAATCCGGCGATAATGATTCCGAAAACAAGTATACAAGGGCCGCGGCAAATCTTAAAAAATGGATATCAGAAGGCGTTCTTCTGCGCGATGAAGAGGAGTGTTATTACCTCTACACGCAGGAATATTTGACGCCTGACGGGACAAAGCACGAAATGGCTGCATTTTTTGGGCAGGTAAAACTGGAAGAATTTGAAAAAAAAGTGGTGCTTCCGCACGAAAAAACCCACAGCGGCCCCAAGGTGGACAGGCTGCTGCTGATGAGGCAGACCAAAGCCAATACAAGCCCTATCTTGTCGCTGTATTTTGACGCTGAAAAAAAAGTGGACGCGATAATAAGAAAACACATAGCGGATGATAAGCCTTATTATGACGTAAAAGCAGGTGACGGAATAAGGTACAGGATATACAGGGTGACTGATAAACAGGAAAAAGAAAAAATATCATCTTTCTTTGCGGGAAAAAAACTGTTTATCGCGGACGGCCACCACAGGTATGAAACCGGCATTAATTTTAGAAACGAGATGAGGGAAAAAGGCGCAAAGCCCGGCGCCGCGTATGACTACATTATGATGTGCCTGATAAGCATGGAACATTCGGGAATAAGCATACTTCCGACGCACAGGCTTAAAGCCAAGTTTAACCCTGATATTCTTGGCGCCGCGGAGCTTGAAAAGTTTTTTGAGGTAAAGAAATGCGCTGATGAAAAAGAACTGCGTGAGATTATGGTAAATTCCGCGGGTAAAAAGATAATAGGCATTTTTGGGAAAGGCATGTGCCACGCGCTTACCCTTAAAAAGAAAGAATACGCTAAGATAGTAAATTTAAGCGAGCACATAATGGACTATTACCTGCTTGACGCGTCTGTGCTTCATAAACTGCTTTTTGAACGCATTCTTAAAATGGATGAAGCCGCCATAAACGAAGGCATTGACTACACGCCGGACATTGACGAAGCGATAAAAATGGTATCTTCAGGAGGGTCAGAAATAACATTTCTTCTTGGGCCGGCAACTGTGGAAGAAGTAAGGATAATTTCCGAAAACGGCGAGGTTATGCCTCAAAAAAGCACTTATTTTCTGCCCAAACTTGCCACCGGTTTTTTAATCAACAGCATGGAGGAATAA
- a CDS encoding AAA family ATPase: MQDDLFSAGTPEKDKYRPLAYRMRPANLDEFSGQEQAVGKKGYLRGFLEKGSIPSIIFWGPPGTGKTTLAMIIAKHINAEFIPLSAVNSGTKEVKEVLEKARLNHARGKKTIMFIDEIHRFNKSQQDGFLPHVENGTIILIGATTENPSFEVNSALLSRARVITLKPLEEEDIRQIVLRAVNDKERGLGKRKIGIHDDAFKVFDLLSNGDARTALNILEMIDNMKTQESYEITVDDIKEVTEKNTHFYDKGGEEHYNIISALHKSMRDSDPDAAAYWAARMMESGDAPLYVSRRIIRFASEDIGNADTNALVVALAAKESYDFLGSPEGELAIIQSAVYMATAPKSNAVYMAHNLVKEDLKNFRDDPVPMHIRNAPTKLMKELGYGKGYKYAHDYEGHYVKQDHLPDRLKGKKYYEPTDNGAEAQIKERMKKWQSGS; encoded by the coding sequence ATGCAGGACGATCTGTTCTCTGCGGGTACGCCGGAAAAAGATAAATACAGGCCGCTGGCTTACAGGATGCGGCCCGCAAACCTTGATGAATTTTCAGGGCAGGAACAGGCTGTAGGAAAAAAAGGGTATCTTAGGGGATTTCTTGAAAAAGGAAGTATTCCTTCAATTATATTCTGGGGGCCGCCGGGCACCGGCAAGACCACTCTGGCGATGATTATTGCCAAACACATAAACGCGGAATTCATTCCTTTATCCGCGGTTAACAGCGGCACAAAAGAAGTGAAAGAAGTCCTTGAAAAAGCCCGCCTTAACCATGCAAGAGGCAAAAAAACCATTATGTTTATTGATGAAATACACCGTTTTAATAAGTCCCAGCAGGATGGTTTTTTGCCGCACGTTGAAAACGGCACAATTATCCTGATAGGCGCCACCACCGAAAACCCGTCTTTTGAGGTAAATTCCGCTTTGTTGTCAAGGGCAAGGGTGATAACGCTAAAACCCCTTGAAGAAGAGGATATCAGGCAGATAGTTTTAAGGGCGGTCAATGACAAAGAACGCGGCCTGGGAAAAAGAAAGATTGGAATACACGATGATGCGTTTAAGGTGTTTGACCTGTTGTCAAACGGCGATGCAAGGACGGCTTTGAATATCCTTGAAATGATAGACAATATGAAGACACAAGAAAGTTATGAGATAACCGTTGATGACATAAAAGAGGTTACGGAAAAAAACACCCACTTCTATGACAAGGGCGGGGAAGAGCACTACAATATAATATCAGCGCTTCATAAAAGTATGAGGGATTCAGACCCGGATGCTGCCGCGTACTGGGCTGCAAGGATGATGGAATCGGGAGATGCTCCTTTATACGTCTCGCGCCGAATAATAAGGTTTGCCAGCGAAGACATAGGCAATGCGGATACAAATGCTCTTGTTGTGGCGCTTGCCGCAAAGGAAAGTTATGATTTTCTTGGAAGCCCGGAAGGCGAACTTGCAATAATACAGTCGGCTGTATACATGGCAACCGCGCCAAAAAGCAACGCGGTTTATATGGCGCATAACCTTGTCAAAGAAGACCTTAAAAATTTCAGGGATGACCCTGTGCCTATGCATATAAGAAACGCGCCCACAAAACTTATGAAAGAGCTTGGTTACGGCAAAGGGTATAAATACGCGCACGATTACGAAGGCCATTATGTAAAGCAGGACCACCTGCCGGACAGGTTAAAGGGCAAAAAATATTATGAACCCACCGACAACGGAGCGGAAGCGCAAATTAAGGAAAGGATGAAAAAATGGCAAAGCGGCTCCTGA
- a CDS encoding N-acetyl-gamma-glutamyl-phosphate reductase: MIKAAIIGGTGMTGRELIKILVKHPFVKINCVTSRGSAGVKVADAFPEVNGLINLSFVDPSDKSVFEKTDVVFVCLPHTEAMEFVKQAHDKNKKVVDLSADYRIQDIKMYEKWYKHAHKYPALLKKAVYGLPEFYRDKIKKADVVANPGCYASSLIFGIAPVLNKYEVSDIIADSKSGVSGSGIKPTAKNIFLNVNENIYPYNTGRAHRHVPEVEEALYLKLKKKVKIFFTPQVIAAERGILSNIYIKTKKKVDPADVKKMFQAFYKNEPFIRIVDSVSLHQVQNTNFCDIAVSGVKEMNMLLISTVLDNMVKGASGQAVQNMNLMFGLNEQEGLK, encoded by the coding sequence ATGATTAAAGCGGCGATAATAGGCGGAACCGGGATGACCGGCCGCGAACTTATAAAAATACTTGTGAAACACCCTTTTGTAAAAATAAATTGTGTTACATCCCGCGGAAGCGCAGGTGTGAAAGTTGCCGACGCTTTTCCTGAAGTTAACGGGCTTATTAACCTGTCTTTTGTTGACCCTTCAGACAAATCTGTGTTTGAAAAAACAGACGTTGTTTTTGTCTGCCTTCCGCACACGGAAGCCATGGAATTTGTAAAACAGGCGCATGACAAAAATAAAAAAGTTGTGGATTTAAGCGCTGACTACAGGATTCAGGACATAAAGATGTATGAAAAATGGTATAAGCACGCGCACAAATACCCCGCGCTTTTAAAGAAAGCGGTTTACGGCCTGCCGGAATTTTACAGGGATAAAATAAAGAAGGCGGATGTGGTTGCCAATCCTGGCTGCTACGCTTCATCGCTTATATTCGGGATAGCGCCGGTTTTAAATAAATATGAAGTATCGGATATTATAGCCGATTCCAAATCCGGCGTTTCCGGTTCCGGGATAAAGCCCACCGCAAAAAACATATTTCTTAATGTTAACGAGAATATTTACCCTTATAACACGGGGCGCGCCCACAGGCACGTGCCGGAAGTGGAAGAAGCGCTGTACCTGAAGCTAAAAAAGAAGGTAAAGATATTTTTCACCCCGCAGGTAATAGCGGCGGAAAGGGGAATATTGTCCAATATTTACATAAAAACAAAAAAGAAAGTTGACCCCGCGGATGTTAAAAAAATGTTTCAGGCGTTTTATAAGAATGAACCCTTTATCCGCATTGTTGATTCGGTATCGCTGCATCAGGTGCAAAACACCAATTTCTGTGACATAGCAGTATCCGGTGTAAAAGAGATGAACATGCTTTTAATATCCACAGTGCTTGACAATATGGTTAAGGGCGCGTCAGGCCAGGCAGTGCAGAATATGAACCTTATGTTCGGTTTAAACGAGCAGGAAGGTTTAAAATAA
- a CDS encoding ornithine acetyltransferase, with product MEKKYVLPKGFKSAGIQGQIKPGKIDTGLIFSETPCDCTAFFTKNKLKSAHILLDQKRVNNKIRAVYANSGNANAFTGQQGVDNIIEIGKVVAKTLNVPENSVLFAATGIIGKQLPLDIMVKNAPVVCNALSAKDDNYPKAIMTTDKFRKVRSSVLKMGNKTVTVSAVGKGAGMISPDMATLLVFLMTDAVIDKKLLREAAKEALEYSFNRITVDGDMSPNDTVMCLANGQAGNKKISLKGKDYTAFKKAVSDAFYGIAEDMVSDGEGATKVVKVEIINSKTKAAAKKAALRIANSQLVKCAFFGESLNMGRILSAIGQTGVNVDLNSISIDIGGYRAVEKGKLITGDALKKVLKQDKIHLLIDFKQGKEKHYILASDLTYDYVRENADYS from the coding sequence ATGGAAAAGAAGTATGTGCTTCCAAAAGGTTTTAAAAGCGCGGGTATACAAGGGCAGATAAAACCGGGCAAGATTGATACCGGGCTTATCTTCTCTGAAACGCCGTGCGACTGCACGGCTTTTTTTACAAAAAATAAACTTAAAAGCGCGCATATACTTCTTGATCAGAAGAGGGTAAATAATAAAATACGCGCGGTTTATGCCAACAGCGGCAACGCTAACGCGTTTACGGGTCAGCAGGGCGTTGATAATATTATAGAGATAGGCAAAGTTGTGGCCAAAACGCTTAATGTTCCGGAAAATTCTGTTCTGTTTGCCGCCACCGGCATAATAGGCAAACAGCTGCCGCTGGACATAATGGTGAAAAACGCTCCTGTTGTATGTAATGCTTTATCCGCCAAAGATGACAATTATCCCAAAGCTATAATGACAACCGACAAGTTCAGGAAAGTGCGCTCGTCAGTGTTAAAGATGGGAAACAAGACCGTAACAGTAAGCGCTGTGGGTAAAGGCGCGGGGATGATATCGCCGGACATGGCAACGCTTCTGGTGTTTTTAATGACGGACGCGGTTATAGATAAAAAGCTTTTAAGGGAAGCCGCCAAAGAGGCGCTTGAATATTCTTTCAACAGGATAACGGTAGATGGGGACATGAGCCCTAACGATACCGTAATGTGCCTTGCTAACGGGCAGGCGGGGAACAAGAAAATAAGTTTAAAGGGCAAGGATTACACTGCGTTTAAAAAAGCCGTGTCAGACGCTTTTTATGGAATTGCTGAAGATATGGTGTCTGACGGCGAAGGCGCCACAAAAGTTGTAAAAGTGGAAATTATTAATTCAAAGACCAAAGCTGCGGCCAAAAAAGCGGCTCTGCGCATTGCGAATTCCCAGCTTGTAAAGTGCGCGTTCTTCGGCGAATCGCTTAATATGGGGCGCATACTTTCAGCCATTGGCCAGACCGGCGTGAATGTGGATTTAAACTCCATATCAATAGATATCGGCGGGTACAGGGCTGTTGAAAAAGGGAAACTGATAACAGGCGATGCGCTTAAAAAAGTTTTAAAGCAGGACAAAATACATCTGTTAATAGATTTTAAGCAGGGGAAAGAAAAGCATTATATTCTTGCGTCTGATTTAACTTATGACTATGTAAGGGAAAACGCGGATTATTCTTAG